The genomic stretch AACCCGAAATAGGAGAAGCAACTTACAACATTTTCATGAATCATCAACTATATCTTCATTATCATCACACAGATATTCTAGAAATTACCTCTGGGGCGACGATTAACAGACCTATATACATACATAGCAAACATTGCACATTAATCAGCTAAGCAAAAGGTGTCCTTATTAGGTGGTTTTGTGGATATACCTTTTGAGTTCAGCAGCAGTGCGATTGTCGGTCTTTTGGTCGAGCAATGCAAGACTCTCAGAATAAGCGCAGAACTTTGGAGATTGGCTTACATTAAAACCAAGTTCAGTAATATGGCCAGTCTTAGGATTATAGGACACCAGCTGTCCAGTGTTTTCCTTATTGAACCCGACTAGTTCCTTGTTCGCTCCCAAGTAGTGCAACGATCCCTCATGGTGATATCCATATGACACACAATCATTCACGATTTTGCACCACGAACTCTCGACATTGCAGTCTTGTTTCACCCAGATTTGACAATGAGTTGTAGTACTCATTTCCAAGAACATGTACTGGCAATGGGACACAGATAACATACCGGAGTACTCAAATATACCGAAATCACCATACCTACTGCACTTCACGATTTCTTCAGGCAGTTCCATTTTTGAAAACCTTTCTTCCGCGACATTATACAAAAGCAAGCATTCGACAATGGGATTATTACTTATTTCCATTCGTCTACTACGAATCGGCCAATAAATAAGGCCATTACAAAAACAGGGTGAAGCGGAAATTTCAGTAATCAGGTTATCAACTAAATAATCAGCGCAAATTGTCCTCCATTTTCGTTTCTGTACCGAGTAAACCTCTACAAATGGCGTTTTTGCAGCCGAATAACTTATTTTGACCACTCGATGATCATTCCTCTGATAATCATAGCCGAACCCCACCAAAGAATGACTGCCTTTACAGGAGGAATTCCGAAGTTTAATGGATTTCTGAATTAACGGATTCCATATCAAAATACGGTCTCTGTGGCCAAGATGATCAGTGTCAGAGAGGCACAACAAACCATTAACGCAACCCACAAAGTGAAAGCTGGACTGAAAAGGCTGACATACAACGAAAGGCCAAACTGAGGTGTGAAGTCTATTCCCTTGTTTTAACTGATCTAAGTTACGAAAGAAAATACACTGCTCCAATTCTTCGGTTTCTGAACGCTTCACAACCTCTTTGCATAGAATTAAGGAATTGGCGTTATTTTGGGTGTAATGCTTATGGTGTGCGGCCATAAATGAAGGGGAAACAACGAGAGAATGCCATGATTTGCAGACACAACGACATTTGCCCAAGGTTTTTACAGGAAGTTTCTTGAAGATTTCGAACCATATGTCTTCAGAGAGAAATGGATTTACATCTGACATTTTATATATTCTTATCTGATGCTGAAAAAACAAATAAGAGAGGCTGTATCATTCAAACTGACAGTTAACTACAATAAATGAGAATTGGTTG from Silene latifolia isolate original U9 population chromosome 2, ASM4854445v1, whole genome shotgun sequence encodes the following:
- the LOC141642388 gene encoding F-box/kelch-repeat protein At3g23880-like isoform X1, producing the protein MKISLIQHQIRIYKMSDVNPFLSEDIWFEIFKKLPVKTLGKCRCVCKSWHSLVVSPSFMAAHHKHYTQNNANSLILCKEVVKRSETEELEQCIFFRNLDQLKQGNRLHTSVWPFVVCQPFQSSFHFVGCVNGLLCLSDTDHLGHRDRILIWNPLIQKSIKLRNSSCKGSHSLVGFGYDYQRNDHRVVKISYSAAKTPFVEVYSVQKRKWRTICADYLVDNLITEISASPCFCNGLIYWPIRSRRMEISNNPIVECLLLYNVAEERFSKMELPEEIVKCSRYGDFGIFEYSGMLSVSHCQYMFLEMSTTTHCQIWVKQDCNVESSWCKIVNDCVSYGYHHEGSLHYLGANKELVGFNKENTGQLVSYNPKTGHITELGFNVSQSPKFCAYSESLALLDQKTDNRTAAELKRSVNRRPRGNF
- the LOC141642388 gene encoding F-box/kelch-repeat protein At3g23880-like isoform X2, translated to MSDVNPFLSEDIWFEIFKKLPVKTLGKCRCVCKSWHSLVVSPSFMAAHHKHYTQNNANSLILCKEVVKRSETEELEQCIFFRNLDQLKQGNRLHTSVWPFVVCQPFQSSFHFVGCVNGLLCLSDTDHLGHRDRILIWNPLIQKSIKLRNSSCKGSHSLVGFGYDYQRNDHRVVKISYSAAKTPFVEVYSVQKRKWRTICADYLVDNLITEISASPCFCNGLIYWPIRSRRMEISNNPIVECLLLYNVAEERFSKMELPEEIVKCSRYGDFGIFEYSGMLSVSHCQYMFLEMSTTTHCQIWVKQDCNVESSWCKIVNDCVSYGYHHEGSLHYLGANKELVGFNKENTGQLVSYNPKTGHITELGFNVSQSPKFCAYSESLALLDQKTDNRTAAELKRSVNRRPRGNF